From the Microbacterium thalassium genome, one window contains:
- a CDS encoding ABC transporter ATP-binding protein: MSAGSILEVTDLKCSIAGQQVVEKVTFSVPATGITAVLGRNGVGKTSTLRGILGLIHRRGEVRLAGERIDTLPTHKIVQRGVGYVPEDREVFAKLSVAENLALAERQKNPRREFVADLFPDLVARKDQPAGTLSGGQQQMVSVARALMNDNQLLLVDEPTKGLAPKIVTEVADALAEAAKTVPILLVEQNLDVVRRLATDAIVISGGRVVHTAPTLEILDDPELTQRLLGVHAETHA; the protein is encoded by the coding sequence ATGAGCGCCGGCAGCATCCTGGAGGTCACGGACCTGAAGTGCTCGATCGCCGGCCAGCAGGTCGTCGAGAAGGTGACCTTCTCGGTCCCCGCCACCGGCATCACCGCGGTGCTCGGCCGCAACGGCGTCGGGAAGACGTCGACGCTGCGCGGCATCCTCGGCCTCATCCACCGACGCGGCGAAGTCCGCCTCGCGGGGGAGCGGATCGACACGCTCCCCACCCACAAGATCGTCCAGCGCGGTGTCGGATACGTGCCCGAGGACCGCGAGGTCTTCGCCAAGCTCAGCGTCGCCGAGAACCTCGCGCTGGCCGAGCGGCAGAAGAACCCGCGCCGCGAGTTCGTCGCCGACCTGTTCCCCGACCTGGTCGCGCGCAAGGACCAGCCCGCGGGTACCCTCTCGGGCGGGCAGCAGCAGATGGTCTCGGTCGCTCGTGCGCTCATGAACGACAACCAGCTGCTCCTCGTCGACGAGCCCACCAAGGGTCTCGCCCCGAAGATCGTCACCGAGGTCGCCGACGCGCTCGCCGAAGCGGCCAAGACCGTCCCCATCCTCCTCGTCGAGCAGAACCTCGATGTCGTGCGGCGCCTCGCGACCGACGCCATCGTCATCAGCGGCGGCCGCGTGGTGCACACCGCGCCCACCCTCGAGATCCTCGACGACCCCGAGCTCACCCAGCGCCTGCTGGGCGTCCACGCGGAGACCCACGCATGA
- a CDS encoding ABC transporter ATP-binding protein: MSTSVPSALRVEGLGLQIGGATILKDVDLDVPAGSLVGVIGPNGAGKTTLFNVVSGLMTPTAGRVLMNGEDVTSQSVAARSRAGLGRTFQTSSLFPRLTVLENVRLAAQVSLGGSGSLFRFPRRSDAASQRALETLEIVGLAHKAGAYAGDISHGDKRKLEIAVLLVTDSSLVLLDEPMAGVGSGDVPGLVENIRDMQREKNCTVLMVEHHIDVLMGLVDKVAVMYFGSIIAFDTPQKIMEDPIVQSAYLGSAA, from the coding sequence ATGAGCACCTCAGTCCCGTCCGCACTCCGCGTCGAAGGCCTCGGCCTGCAGATCGGCGGTGCGACCATCCTGAAGGATGTCGACCTCGACGTCCCCGCGGGTTCGCTCGTGGGCGTCATCGGCCCCAACGGCGCAGGCAAGACCACGCTCTTCAACGTGGTCTCCGGCCTGATGACCCCCACGGCCGGGCGCGTCCTGATGAACGGCGAAGACGTCACCTCGCAGTCCGTGGCGGCGCGGTCGCGGGCGGGACTGGGGCGCACATTCCAGACCTCGAGTCTGTTCCCCCGCCTGACCGTCCTCGAGAACGTGCGGCTGGCCGCACAGGTCTCGCTGGGCGGATCGGGCTCCCTCTTCCGATTCCCCCGACGCTCGGACGCCGCTTCACAGCGCGCCCTCGAGACGCTCGAGATCGTCGGACTCGCACACAAGGCCGGCGCCTACGCCGGCGACATCTCGCACGGCGACAAGCGCAAGCTCGAGATCGCCGTGCTGCTGGTGACCGACTCGTCGCTCGTGCTCCTGGACGAGCCGATGGCCGGCGTCGGCTCCGGCGACGTCCCCGGACTCGTCGAGAACATCCGGGACATGCAGCGCGAGAAGAACTGCACCGTGCTCATGGTCGAACACCACATCGACGTGCTCATGGGCCTCGTCGACAAGGTCGCGGTCATGTACTTCGGCAGCATCATCGCCTTCGACACACCGCAGAAGATCATGGAGGATCCGATCGTGCAGAGCGCCTACCTGGGGTCGGCGGCATGA
- a CDS encoding substrate-binding domain-containing protein produces MRVTKKFLLGSAVAATALVLAACAPTSDSGSETTDDVMAEVTVGIVTSESGALASYGEQYLDGFKAGLDYATDGTGEINGTTINVEYRDDGGDADKAVTAVKELIGSGVNIIAGTVSSGVALSVAEQADQNKVLYISGPAAADAITGVNEYTFRSGRQSAQDVATAGTFLDDIEGKTVTVFAQDTAFGQGNLAAVDAILGAQGAEVDSILVAEDITEFTPFAQQVLDGSPDLVFVAWAGATSGAMWQAMSQQGVLDEIPVVTGLGDIATYGAYGEASEKINFLNHYFSGGPSNEVNDAMVEAIEAEGGEADLFSPDGFNAALMIVHAIEEGQGDVDAMIASLEGWEFEGPKGTMTIRASDHALIQEMYQVKLVADGDAFIPELIDTADADAVAPAEAQ; encoded by the coding sequence ATGCGGGTTACGAAGAAGTTCCTCCTGGGGTCCGCGGTTGCCGCGACAGCGCTCGTCCTTGCGGCGTGCGCGCCGACGAGCGACTCGGGCTCCGAGACCACCGACGACGTCATGGCCGAGGTCACGGTCGGCATCGTCACGAGCGAGTCGGGCGCGCTGGCCAGCTACGGCGAGCAGTACCTCGACGGTTTCAAGGCCGGTCTCGACTACGCCACCGACGGCACGGGCGAGATCAACGGCACGACGATCAACGTCGAGTACCGCGACGACGGCGGTGACGCGGACAAGGCGGTCACGGCCGTCAAGGAGCTCATCGGCTCCGGCGTCAACATCATCGCCGGCACGGTCTCGTCGGGCGTCGCGCTCTCGGTCGCCGAGCAGGCCGACCAGAACAAGGTGCTCTACATCTCGGGTCCGGCTGCCGCCGACGCGATCACGGGCGTCAACGAGTACACGTTCCGCTCGGGCCGCCAGAGCGCGCAGGACGTCGCCACGGCCGGTACCTTCCTCGACGACATCGAGGGCAAGACGGTCACCGTCTTCGCGCAGGACACCGCGTTCGGCCAGGGCAACCTCGCCGCCGTCGATGCGATCCTGGGTGCCCAGGGCGCCGAGGTCGACTCGATCCTCGTCGCCGAGGACATCACCGAGTTCACGCCGTTCGCGCAGCAGGTGCTCGACGGTTCCCCCGACCTCGTCTTCGTGGCGTGGGCCGGTGCGACCTCGGGTGCGATGTGGCAGGCGATGAGCCAGCAGGGCGTCCTCGACGAGATCCCGGTCGTGACCGGCCTCGGCGACATCGCCACCTACGGCGCCTACGGCGAGGCATCCGAGAAGATCAACTTCCTGAACCACTACTTCTCGGGTGGCCCCTCGAACGAGGTCAACGACGCGATGGTCGAGGCGATCGAGGCCGAGGGCGGCGAGGCCGACCTCTTCAGCCCCGACGGCTTCAACGCTGCGCTCATGATCGTCCACGCGATCGAAGAGGGCCAGGGCGACGTCGACGCGATGATCGCATCGCTCGAGGGCTGGGAGTTCGAGGGCCCGAAGGGCACGATGACCATCCGTGCGAGCGACCACGCTCTCATCCAGGAGATGTACCAGGTCAAGCTCGTCGCGGACGGTGACGCGTTCATCCCCGAGCTGATCGACACCGCCGACGCCGACGCGGTCGCCCCCGCCGAAGCGCAGTAA
- a CDS encoding inositol monophosphatase family protein: MPPAPDTAAFDAPFHGDLAGDLALALRLADAADAASMARFDAADLEVSLKADATHVTEADLATERAIRELLTAERGADGVFGEEFGRTGDSARQWIIDPIDGTANYLKGIPMWATLIALEIDGVPRVGVVSQPAIGRRWWAATGEGAWTRTVDGEVRGIRVSDVDSLDEASASFQSIAQWDDAGHLDALIRLSRAVWRDRGYGDAWPYMLLAEGRLEFVAEFDVKEYDIAAHVPIVHEAGGRFTSFDGEDTLSARSALATNGVLHQSFLELVHSPD; the protein is encoded by the coding sequence GTGCCCCCCGCGCCCGACACAGCAGCCTTCGATGCGCCCTTCCACGGCGATCTCGCGGGCGACCTCGCCCTGGCGCTGCGGCTCGCCGACGCGGCGGACGCGGCGTCCATGGCGCGCTTCGACGCGGCCGATCTCGAGGTGAGCCTCAAGGCCGATGCGACCCACGTCACCGAGGCCGATCTCGCCACCGAACGGGCCATCCGCGAGCTGCTGACAGCCGAACGAGGGGCGGACGGGGTGTTCGGCGAGGAGTTCGGCCGCACGGGCGATTCCGCCCGGCAGTGGATCATCGATCCCATCGACGGCACCGCGAACTACCTCAAGGGCATCCCCATGTGGGCCACGCTCATCGCCCTCGAGATCGACGGGGTCCCGCGCGTGGGCGTCGTGAGCCAGCCGGCGATCGGCCGACGCTGGTGGGCCGCGACGGGCGAGGGCGCCTGGACGCGCACCGTCGACGGCGAGGTGCGCGGCATCCGCGTGTCGGACGTCGATTCGCTCGACGAGGCGAGCGCGAGCTTCCAGAGCATCGCCCAGTGGGACGACGCCGGTCATCTCGACGCCCTGATCCGCCTGTCGCGCGCCGTGTGGCGCGACCGCGGGTACGGCGACGCGTGGCCCTACATGCTGCTCGCCGAGGGCCGCCTCGAGTTCGTCGCCGAGTTCGACGTCAAGGAGTACGACATCGCGGCGCACGTCCCGATCGTCCACGAAGCGGGCGGCCGCTTCACCTCCTTCGACGGCGAAGACACGCTGTCGGCCCGTTCCGCCCTCGCCACCAACGGCGTCCTCCACCAGTCCTTCCTCGAGCTCGTCCACTCCCCCGATTGA
- a CDS encoding NUDIX hydrolase, protein MGAGGEWWDLTDAAGNRLGRTHPRADPDLPHGTFHIVAATWAVGPDGRLLVAQRAATKTFPLEWEFPAGSALAGESSRDAAARELGEEAGIQVDPAHLRPVGRSHERTQLVDIYVVHLDAAVDPVPQPEEVAASEWVTLAEVDRRRREALFARPWLNRLDLFWRELADAVAAAPGGRPS, encoded by the coding sequence ATGGGGGCCGGCGGCGAGTGGTGGGATCTGACGGATGCCGCGGGCAATCGCCTCGGCCGAACGCATCCGCGCGCCGACCCGGACCTGCCCCACGGTACCTTCCACATCGTCGCCGCGACCTGGGCGGTCGGCCCCGACGGGCGGCTCCTCGTGGCGCAGCGCGCCGCCACCAAGACGTTTCCGCTGGAGTGGGAGTTCCCCGCCGGCAGCGCTCTCGCGGGCGAGTCGAGCCGCGACGCCGCCGCCCGCGAACTCGGCGAGGAGGCCGGCATCCAGGTCGACCCCGCGCACCTGCGGCCGGTCGGCCGGTCGCACGAGCGGACGCAGCTGGTGGACATCTACGTCGTGCACCTCGATGCCGCGGTCGATCCCGTGCCTCAGCCGGAGGAGGTCGCGGCGTCCGAGTGGGTCACCCTCGCCGAGGTCGATCGCCGGCGCCGGGAGGCGCTGTTCGCGCGCCCCTGGCTGAACCGGCTCGACCTGTTCTGGCGCGAGCTCGCCGACGCGGTGGCCGCGGCGCCCGGCGGTCGACCGTCCTGA
- a CDS encoding DUF2200 domain-containing protein: MAEHRIYGMSFASIYPLYVQKAERKEHTKDEVDQVITWLTGYDDAGLREAIADEVDMRTFFAQAPGMNPNASLITGVICGIRVEEIDDPLMQKIRYMDKLVDEVARGKRMTSILRSA; the protein is encoded by the coding sequence GTGGCAGAGCACCGCATCTACGGCATGAGCTTCGCGAGCATCTACCCGCTGTACGTGCAGAAGGCCGAACGCAAGGAGCACACGAAGGACGAGGTCGACCAGGTCATCACGTGGCTCACCGGGTACGACGACGCGGGCCTCCGCGAGGCGATCGCCGACGAGGTCGACATGCGCACGTTCTTCGCGCAGGCGCCGGGGATGAACCCCAACGCATCGCTCATCACCGGCGTGATCTGCGGCATCCGGGTCGAAGAGATCGACGATCCGCTCATGCAGAAGATCCGCTACATGGACAAGCTCGTCGACGAGGTCGCCCGCGGCAAGAGGATGACCTCGATCCTGCGGAGCGCGTGA
- a CDS encoding alpha/beta fold hydrolase translates to MPLHVDVHGSGPRTAVLLHGMMGSAESWWRISPLLVSRGYRVLAVDLPGHGLSPRDDRLTIPRAADAVADAVDALGVTGVDVAIGHSFGGLVLAAGAERLRPAIAVYVDSPFTSRGGAVAADVTAEYENARARRTVAGLRATHPLYGEEDCNVEARAADRFDAATGAAVAAGPGGSWPPAPGSIMVRPEPSRYVTAEQAAALEAAGVQVRSIPGASHSVWYGHFDEFVAALPEVFG, encoded by the coding sequence ATGCCGCTCCACGTCGACGTCCACGGCTCGGGCCCGCGCACCGCCGTGCTGCTGCACGGCATGATGGGCTCCGCCGAGAGCTGGTGGCGGATTTCGCCGCTCCTCGTCTCACGCGGATACCGCGTGCTCGCGGTCGACCTTCCCGGCCACGGGCTGTCACCGCGGGACGACCGCCTGACGATCCCCCGCGCGGCCGATGCCGTGGCCGACGCCGTCGATGCGCTGGGCGTGACGGGCGTCGACGTGGCCATCGGCCACTCGTTCGGCGGCCTCGTCCTCGCCGCCGGCGCGGAGCGCCTGCGGCCGGCGATCGCCGTGTACGTCGACTCGCCGTTCACCAGCCGCGGGGGCGCGGTCGCGGCCGACGTCACCGCCGAGTACGAGAACGCGCGTGCTCGGCGCACGGTCGCGGGGCTGCGCGCCACGCACCCGCTCTACGGCGAGGAGGACTGCAACGTCGAGGCGCGCGCGGCGGACCGGTTCGACGCGGCCACCGGTGCCGCCGTCGCGGCCGGCCCGGGCGGCTCCTGGCCGCCGGCTCCGGGATCGATCATGGTGCGCCCCGAGCCGAGCCGCTACGTCACGGCGGAGCAGGCGGCCGCGCTCGAGGCCGCGGGCGTGCAGGTGCGCAGCATCCCCGGCGCCTCGCACTCGGTCTGGTACGGACACTTCGACGAGTTCGTCGCGGCACTCCCCGAAGTCTTCGGCTGA
- a CDS encoding YaeQ family protein, with protein MAAGATMHTFAIQLADVDRGVYEDLSLRVARHPSETDAFMLTRVLAYCLEFEDGIDFSEGISATDQPAVRVRDLTGRLLAWIEVGAPDAEKLHSGSMQSERVAVYTHRDPAKVVLPWEGKRIHRAADIPLYSFDRGVIADAAAHIERRSALTLSVTERRMYLELNGASFESDVHEQRVG; from the coding sequence ATGGCCGCCGGCGCAACGATGCACACCTTCGCGATCCAATTGGCCGACGTGGACCGCGGCGTGTACGAGGATCTCTCGCTCCGCGTCGCGCGGCATCCGTCCGAGACCGACGCGTTCATGCTCACGCGCGTGCTCGCGTACTGCCTCGAGTTCGAGGACGGCATCGACTTCAGCGAGGGGATCTCGGCGACGGACCAGCCGGCTGTGCGGGTGCGCGATCTGACCGGCAGGCTTCTCGCGTGGATCGAGGTCGGCGCGCCGGATGCCGAGAAGCTGCACTCGGGCAGCATGCAGTCCGAGCGGGTCGCGGTGTACACGCATCGCGACCCGGCGAAGGTGGTGCTGCCGTGGGAGGGCAAGCGGATCCATCGGGCCGCCGACATCCCGCTCTACAGCTTCGACCGCGGCGTGATCGCCGACGCCGCCGCGCACATCGAGCGGCGCAGCGCCCTGACCCTGTCGGTCACCGAGCGGCGGATGTACCTCGAGCTCAACGGCGCGTCCTTCGAGTCGGATGTCCACGAGCAGCGGGTCGGCTGA
- a CDS encoding flavin monoamine oxidase family protein, whose amino-acid sequence MEHFDTIVIGAGVAGLTAARLLSAAGRRVVVLEARDRVGGRVWTDRTGGLVTDRGASWIHGVTDCPVAAAVEDLGMPAVEFTVGAYQPDSRPIAYYGPDGKRLTDADARAFAADIHAVDADLLGVIAASRPDESYRDVTETALAAQGWDAERTQRVREYLEHRSEEQYGAWIEDLAAHALDDDVVDGDEVVFPEGYDRLPAHLADGLDVRLEHVVSHVDWSGGRAAVTSDRGAFSADTVIATVPVGVLRSDAFVIEPPLPEPVAGALDRMEMNAFEKVFLRFPARFWDDGVYAVRQQGPESRWWHSWYDLTALDGTPTLLTFAAGPAARETREWDEDRVVDSVMAQLRRLFGDDVPQPTGVVMTAWQDDPFAHGSYAYMTVGGATADHDDLATPVGGVLHIAGEATWTDDPATVPAAMHSGHRAAENILGHAIAIERAWRDR is encoded by the coding sequence ATGGAACACTTCGACACCATCGTCATCGGCGCCGGCGTGGCCGGGCTGACCGCCGCACGGCTCCTGAGCGCAGCCGGCCGCCGCGTCGTCGTCCTCGAGGCGCGCGACCGCGTGGGAGGACGCGTGTGGACGGATCGCACGGGCGGACTCGTCACCGACCGCGGGGCGTCCTGGATCCACGGCGTCACCGACTGCCCCGTCGCCGCGGCCGTCGAGGATCTCGGGATGCCCGCCGTCGAGTTCACCGTCGGCGCGTACCAGCCCGACAGCCGCCCGATCGCCTACTACGGACCGGACGGCAAGCGGCTGACGGATGCCGACGCCCGCGCGTTCGCGGCCGACATCCACGCTGTCGACGCGGACCTTCTGGGCGTGATCGCCGCCTCGAGGCCGGATGAGTCGTACCGGGACGTGACCGAGACCGCGCTGGCGGCCCAGGGATGGGATGCCGAGCGCACGCAGCGCGTTCGCGAGTACCTCGAGCACCGGAGCGAGGAGCAGTACGGCGCGTGGATCGAGGACCTCGCCGCGCACGCCCTCGACGACGATGTCGTGGACGGCGACGAGGTCGTCTTCCCCGAGGGGTACGACCGGCTTCCTGCGCACCTCGCCGACGGGCTCGACGTCCGACTCGAGCACGTCGTCTCGCACGTCGACTGGTCGGGCGGCCGCGCGGCCGTCACCAGCGACCGCGGGGCGTTCTCCGCCGACACGGTGATCGCGACGGTTCCGGTCGGCGTCCTGAGGTCGGACGCCTTCGTGATCGAGCCGCCTCTTCCCGAACCCGTCGCGGGGGCGCTCGACCGCATGGAGATGAACGCGTTCGAAAAGGTGTTCCTGCGGTTCCCGGCGAGATTCTGGGACGACGGTGTGTACGCCGTCCGCCAGCAGGGCCCGGAGAGCCGCTGGTGGCATTCCTGGTACGACCTCACCGCGCTGGACGGCACGCCGACGCTGCTGACGTTCGCCGCCGGCCCGGCTGCCCGCGAGACGCGCGAATGGGACGAGGATCGCGTCGTGGACTCGGTGATGGCGCAGCTGCGACGGCTGTTCGGCGACGACGTCCCGCAGCCGACCGGTGTCGTCATGACCGCCTGGCAGGACGACCCCTTCGCGCACGGCTCGTACGCGTACATGACCGTCGGCGGGGCGACCGCCGACCACGACGATCTCGCGACCCCGGTCGGCGGTGTGCTCCACATCGCCGGCGAGGCGACCTGGACGGACGATCCGGCGACGGTTCCGGCGGCCATGCACTCCGGCCACCGCGCGGCGGAGAACATCCTCGGGCACGCCATCGCGATCGAGCGGGCGTGGCGGGACCGCTGA
- a CDS encoding aldo/keto reductase: protein MNANIVLNDGAAIPRTGLGVFLVTDTAVCESSVTTALDAGYRLIDTANAYRNERAVGRGIRASGVDREEIFLTTKLWPGDYGARKSADAIRGALERLDCGHIDLLLLHQPAGDVLGAWKAMEDAVDSGTVRSIGVSNFDVSDLDRLLASARIRPVVDQIELHPYWQQPALLPYLAENEIVAQAWYPLGHGSKRLLGEPAIVEASAAHGRSAVQVVLRWHRQRGFVAIPKSTNPAHIASNIDIDDFALTDEQMAAIDALGGNRPMVRMPRWLMSAVMPRFRIPQLP, encoded by the coding sequence ATGAACGCGAACATCGTCCTGAACGACGGAGCCGCCATCCCGCGGACCGGGCTCGGGGTCTTCCTCGTGACGGACACCGCCGTGTGCGAGTCCAGCGTCACCACGGCCCTCGACGCCGGATACCGGCTGATCGACACCGCCAACGCCTACCGCAACGAGCGGGCGGTCGGCCGCGGCATCCGCGCTTCGGGCGTCGACCGGGAGGAGATCTTCCTCACGACGAAGCTCTGGCCGGGCGACTACGGCGCCCGCAAGTCGGCTGACGCCATCCGCGGGGCACTCGAGCGCCTCGACTGCGGCCACATCGACCTGCTCCTGCTTCATCAGCCCGCCGGCGATGTGCTCGGCGCGTGGAAGGCGATGGAGGATGCCGTCGATAGCGGCACGGTGCGCTCGATCGGCGTGAGCAACTTCGACGTGTCCGACCTCGACCGGCTGCTCGCGTCGGCGCGCATCCGGCCCGTGGTCGACCAGATCGAACTGCACCCGTACTGGCAGCAGCCGGCGCTGCTTCCCTACCTCGCCGAGAACGAGATCGTCGCCCAGGCGTGGTACCCGCTCGGGCACGGGTCGAAGAGGCTGCTCGGCGAACCCGCGATCGTCGAGGCGTCCGCGGCGCACGGCAGATCCGCGGTCCAGGTCGTCCTCCGCTGGCATCGCCAGCGCGGATTCGTGGCGATCCCCAAGTCCACGAATCCGGCCCACATCGCGTCGAACATCGACATCGACGACTTCGCGCTCACCGACGAGCAGATGGCCGCCATCGACGCTCTCGGCGGGAACCGGCCGATGGTGCGGATGCCGCGCTGGCTGATGTCGGCGGTCATGCCGCGCTTCCGCATTCCGCAGCTGCCCTGA
- a CDS encoding phage baseplate assembly protein V, with amino-acid sequence MPLHRATVLDSADPLGLGRLSVDVPSVGVASIWALPVIPFGARRHRPPEPGTAVWIEFEEGDLSRPVVLGTIPTPE; translated from the coding sequence ATGCCATTGCATCGCGCGACCGTCCTGGACTCCGCGGATCCTCTGGGCCTCGGCCGCCTGTCGGTCGACGTGCCGAGCGTCGGGGTCGCCTCGATCTGGGCTCTGCCCGTCATCCCCTTCGGGGCCCGACGCCACCGCCCGCCCGAGCCCGGCACCGCGGTGTGGATCGAGTTCGAAGAAGGCGACCTGTCGCGCCCCGTGGTGCTCGGCACGATCCCGACACCGGAGTGA
- a CDS encoding anti-sigma factor, with product MSHLDPDRIALIALGEPMSLDESRHVEQCDDCTIDLFELRRTVIVGRSTVDMGDLESPPERVWDRIAAEVADLPDPVPTPDERLDADSAAPAAASRDESAPAPTQAPGTGSRSRALTRAMVGLAAGAALVLAIVGVWSFVRPAQVVEVAAATLAAFPDHPDAAGSAVVVEEADGERVVRVELDTEESEGDGYREVWLITADASALVSLGILDGSEGEFAIPDDIDIHQYVLVDVSQEPLDGDPAHSGDSIVRGELDFA from the coding sequence ATGTCGCACCTTGACCCCGACCGCATCGCTCTGATCGCGCTGGGCGAGCCGATGTCGCTCGACGAGTCCCGTCACGTCGAGCAGTGCGACGACTGCACGATCGACCTGTTCGAGCTGAGGCGCACGGTGATCGTCGGGCGCTCCACCGTCGACATGGGCGATCTCGAGTCGCCCCCCGAACGGGTGTGGGATCGCATCGCCGCCGAGGTCGCAGACCTCCCCGACCCCGTGCCGACGCCGGACGAGCGCCTCGACGCGGATTCCGCAGCGCCCGCCGCTGCGAGCCGCGACGAATCGGCCCCCGCCCCGACACAGGCCCCCGGCACCGGCTCGCGCTCGCGTGCGCTGACGCGGGCCATGGTCGGCCTCGCCGCCGGCGCCGCCCTCGTCCTCGCGATCGTCGGCGTGTGGTCGTTCGTGCGTCCCGCACAGGTCGTCGAGGTGGCCGCGGCGACGTTGGCGGCCTTCCCCGATCACCCGGATGCCGCCGGCTCCGCCGTCGTGGTCGAGGAGGCGGACGGCGAGCGCGTCGTGCGCGTCGAACTCGACACGGAGGAGTCCGAGGGCGACGGCTACCGCGAGGTGTGGCTCATCACGGCCGACGCCTCGGCGCTGGTGAGCCTGGGCATCCTCGACGGCAGCGAGGGGGAGTTCGCGATCCCCGACGACATCGACATCCACCAGTACGTCCTCGTGGACGTGTCGCAGGAGCCGCTGGACGGCGATCCCGCCCACTCGGGCGATTCGATCGTGCGCGGCGAACTCGACTTCGCCTGA
- a CDS encoding RNA polymerase sigma factor encodes MDDLDELELVERFRRGDDRALEQVYRRWSALVFTLALRSLGDRGDAEDVTQKTFVSAWTSRTSYDPAKAKLATWLVTIARRRIADMHEARARVRALQDQLVRFSDPDDMVQSEVDLADRLLLADELERLEPDARDVVRLAFYDDLTHQQIAERLAMPLGTVKSHIRRSLSRLRSRLEVGHVAP; translated from the coding sequence GTGGACGACCTGGATGAGCTCGAGCTCGTCGAGAGGTTCCGCCGCGGTGACGACCGCGCCCTCGAGCAGGTGTACCGCCGCTGGTCGGCGCTGGTGTTCACGCTGGCGCTGCGATCGCTCGGCGACCGCGGCGACGCCGAGGACGTGACGCAGAAGACGTTCGTCTCGGCGTGGACGTCGCGGACGTCGTACGATCCGGCGAAGGCGAAGCTGGCGACGTGGCTCGTGACCATCGCACGTCGGCGGATCGCCGACATGCACGAGGCCCGCGCACGCGTCCGGGCTCTGCAGGACCAGCTCGTGCGGTTCTCGGACCCCGACGACATGGTGCAGTCCGAGGTCGACCTGGCCGACCGGCTGCTGCTGGCGGATGAGCTCGAGAGGCTCGAACCGGACGCGCGGGACGTGGTCCGCCTCGCGTTCTACGACGACCTGACACATCAGCAGATCGCCGAGCGACTCGCGATGCCGCTGGGGACCGTCAAGAGCCACATCAGACGAAGTCTGTCGAGACTGCGCAGCCGATTGGAGGTGGGCCATGTCGCACCTTGA
- a CDS encoding class F sortase: MASAGTIIRALAAGVVVLALSGCSGAPTARPAQTPEASIEATVAAPRPTPVVDVPVAAATPAPARVSVPPVRLRIEAIGVDMPVKPVGVEDGGFMELPADPAVAGWYRYGADPSSAEGSTVLSAHVDAPDRPIGPLSRLRDLRGGETVTVTDDGGDVHTYRIDKVTYYPKQDLPVDRLFARAGDDRLIIITCGGAFDRATGRYADNVVAVATPVR, translated from the coding sequence ATGGCATCGGCGGGGACGATCATCCGGGCGCTGGCCGCCGGGGTGGTCGTCCTCGCCCTGTCGGGATGCTCGGGCGCCCCGACAGCGCGCCCGGCACAGACCCCCGAGGCGTCGATCGAGGCGACGGTGGCCGCGCCGCGGCCCACGCCCGTCGTCGATGTGCCGGTCGCGGCGGCGACTCCGGCCCCCGCCCGGGTGAGCGTGCCGCCGGTGCGCCTGCGCATCGAGGCGATCGGCGTCGACATGCCCGTCAAGCCGGTCGGCGTCGAAGACGGTGGCTTCATGGAGCTGCCCGCCGACCCCGCCGTGGCGGGCTGGTACCGCTACGGCGCCGATCCGAGCAGCGCCGAGGGGAGCACGGTGCTGTCGGCGCACGTGGACGCACCGGACCGCCCGATCGGACCGCTCAGCCGCCTGCGCGACCTGCGCGGAGGAGAGACCGTGACCGTGACCGATGACGGAGGCGACGTGCACACGTACCGCATCGACAAGGTGACCTACTACCCGAAGCAGGATCTGCCGGTCGACCGCCTGTTCGCGCGGGCGGGAGACGACCGGCTGATCATCATCACGTGCGGGGGCGCGTTCGATCGCGCCACCGGACGATACGCCGACAACGTCGTCGCCGTGGCCACTCCGGTACGGTGA